A genomic stretch from Actinomycetes bacterium includes:
- a CDS encoding DUF2637 domain-containing protein, translated as MVSTTVHGPSWAGVRAGPAHPAPGRGRRGGDRRLLLRGLGHPLYALGRQAGYSAWQALAVPVVADGPAIYGMARIVSRSRRGTRGAGYGWLLVIAGTAVSIAGNVAHAQPGLVARGIAAAIPLAVLAMLEGLKGDAREVVRLATPDPSREAVHNQGRPDGAAWTARTLAQAAGCGRSTAAAFLAAHRAQHREGGPR; from the coding sequence ATGGTGTCCACCACCGTCCACGGGCCCAGCTGGGCGGGTGTCCGGGCTGGACCGGCTCACCCTGCACCTGGGCGTGGCCGTCGGGGTGGTGATCGCCGGCTGCTCCTACGCGGTCTCGGCCACCCGCTGTACGCCCTGGGCCGCCAGGCGGGCTACTCGGCCTGGCAGGCGCTGGCGGTCCCGGTGGTGGCCGACGGCCCGGCCATCTACGGGATGGCCCGGATCGTGTCGCGGTCGCGCCGCGGCACCCGCGGCGCCGGCTACGGCTGGCTGCTGGTGATTGCCGGGACGGCGGTGTCGATCGCTGGCAACGTCGCCCACGCCCAGCCCGGCCTGGTCGCCCGCGGCATCGCCGCCGCCATCCCCCTGGCGGTCCTGGCGATGCTGGAGGGCTTGAAGGGTGACGCCCGCGAGGTCGTCCGGCTCGCCACCCCGGACCCGTCCAGGGAGGCCGTCCACAACCAGGGCCGCCCGGACGGGGCCGCGTGGACAGCCCGGACACTCGCCCAGGCGGCCGGCTGCGGCCGGTCCACCGCCGCGGCGTTCCTGGCCGCCCACCGCGCCCAGCATAGGGAGGGGGGGCCACGGTGA